The following proteins are co-located in the Hippoglossus stenolepis isolate QCI-W04-F060 chromosome 23, HSTE1.2, whole genome shotgun sequence genome:
- the agfg2 gene encoding arf-GAP domain and FG repeat-containing protein 2 isoform X1 — protein sequence MSNRKHRDNQEICARKVRELAQSGVNKHCFECSQPGVTYTDVTVGSFVCTSCSGMLRGLNPPHRVKSISMTTFSQQEVEFLQNHGNEIGRRTWLCVFDPKTDSCSDMKDSQKFKEFLQDKYEKKKWHFSKSKNRRDVEGPWSPGVQAMPPSHGPLASQAPAHNLPPNARSARPLSQAQLPPWDRVPAISPADMRMDVFTARPSRSQSFRDPTLKDPTLCGIERQRPGSLSSGLGAQSHAPSFPALPRPSASSSFKNHFTLGRTVSASGATGPFRAFPKSLSVDFGGLSHAQPQGLPQSLSQPQQHPAGGSQTTPPVGRSGQDRYAAVSQLDIVFSDPPTTTAPPAGPPQYSTIFGSRLSSSSTPASSPGVDAGSSSQTFANFPNPFSAGSGSASQQPVALSPSNPFSNASGGDSSPFVSSPTSVFPASASFPTPTTQNAFPHESASSQEANGFASFPASDSQPKVARPMSVNPFTGNIYPSRGTSRNPFI from the exons ATGTCGAACCGAAAGCACCGGGACAACCAGGAGATCTGCGCCCGCAAGGTCCGCGAGCTGGCCCAGTCCGGAGTAAACAAACACTGCTTCGAGTGCAGCCAGCCCGGGGTGACTTACACCGACGTCACGGTGGGGAGCTTCGTGTGCACGTCGTGCTCCGGAATGCT GAGAGGCCTCAACCCTCCCCACAGAGTCAAGTCCATCTCCATGACGACCTTCTCCCAACAGGAAGTGGAATTCCTGCAAAACCATGGCAACGAG atCGGGAGGAGgacctggctgtgtgtgtttgacccaAAGACGGACAGCTGCTCCGACATGAAGGACTCTCAGAAGTTTAAAGAGTTCCTGCAGGACAAAtatgagaagaagaaatg GCATTTTTCCAAGAGTAAGAACCGGAGGGATGTGGAGGGTCCGTGGAGCCCGGGGGTCCAGGCCATGCCACCCTCCCATGGTCCCCTAGCGAGCCAGGCGCCCGCTCACAACCTGCCCCCCAACGCCAGATCGGCACGGCCCCTG TCCCAGGCCCAGCTGCCGCCGTGGGATCGAGTGCCCGCGATCTCGCCCGCCGACATGCGGATGGACGTGTTCACCGCTCGGCCGTCGCGCTCACAAAGCTTCAGAGACCCCACTCTGAAAG ACCCCACCCTGTGTGGGATAGAGAGACAGCGGCCAGGCTCCCTGTCCTCAGGGCTGGGGGCTCAGAGTCACGCCCCCTCCTTCCCCGCCCTCCCACGACCATCAG CCAGTAGCTCTTTCAAAAACCACTTCACTTTAG gtCGCACAGTGTCGGCCTCGGGGGCCACGGGGCCGTTCAGGGCCTTCCCCAAGTCTCTCAGCGTGGACTTTGGAGGTCTGAGTCACGCTCAGCCACAGGGTCTGCCCCAGTCGCTGTCCCAACCTCAGCAGCATCCTGCCGGTGGCAGCCAGACGACTCCGCCAGTCGGCCGCTCCGGCCAGGACAGATACGCTGCCGTGTCCCAGCTGGACATCGTCTTCTCCGACCCGCCTACGACCACAG CGCCGCCTGCTGGCCCCCCGCAGTACAGCACCATCTTCGGCAGCAGGCTCTCTTCCAGCTCCACTCCTGCCAG TTCCCCCGGTGTCGATGCAGGGTCCAGCTCCCAGACCTTTGCAA atTTCCCCAACCCATTCAGCGCCGGCTCCGGCTCTGCTTCCCAGCAGCCTGTTGCCCTCTCCCCCAGTAACCCCTTCAGCAACGCCTCAGGAG GTGACTCCAGCCCGTTTGTCAGCTCGCCCACCTCCGTGTTCCCTGCGTCCGCCTCCTTCCCAACGCCCACCACCCAGAATGCATTTCCTCACGAGTCAGCCAGCAGCCAGGAAGCCAATG GTTTTGCCTCCTTCCCTGCGTCCGACTCTCAACCCAAAGTCGCCCGGCCGATGTCGGTGAACCCGTTTACT GGGAATATTTATCCAAGTCGAGGGACGTCGCGGAACCCTTTCATCTGA
- the agfg2 gene encoding arf-GAP domain and FG repeat-containing protein 2 isoform X2 translates to MSNRKHRDNQEICARKVRELAQSGVNKHCFECSQPGVTYTDVTVGSFVCTSCSGMLRGLNPPHRVKSISMTTFSQQEVEFLQNHGNEIGRRTWLCVFDPKTDSCSDMKDSQKFKEFLQDKYEKKKWHFSKSKNRRDVEGPWSPGVQAMPPSHGPLASQAPAHNLPPNARSARPLSQAQLPPWDRVPAISPADMRMDVFTARPSRSQSFRDPTLKDPTLCGIERQRPGSLSSGLGAQSHAPSFPALPRPSGRTVSASGATGPFRAFPKSLSVDFGGLSHAQPQGLPQSLSQPQQHPAGGSQTTPPVGRSGQDRYAAVSQLDIVFSDPPTTTAPPAGPPQYSTIFGSRLSSSSTPASSPGVDAGSSSQTFANFPNPFSAGSGSASQQPVALSPSNPFSNASGGDSSPFVSSPTSVFPASASFPTPTTQNAFPHESASSQEANGFASFPASDSQPKVARPMSVNPFTGNIYPSRGTSRNPFI, encoded by the exons ATGTCGAACCGAAAGCACCGGGACAACCAGGAGATCTGCGCCCGCAAGGTCCGCGAGCTGGCCCAGTCCGGAGTAAACAAACACTGCTTCGAGTGCAGCCAGCCCGGGGTGACTTACACCGACGTCACGGTGGGGAGCTTCGTGTGCACGTCGTGCTCCGGAATGCT GAGAGGCCTCAACCCTCCCCACAGAGTCAAGTCCATCTCCATGACGACCTTCTCCCAACAGGAAGTGGAATTCCTGCAAAACCATGGCAACGAG atCGGGAGGAGgacctggctgtgtgtgtttgacccaAAGACGGACAGCTGCTCCGACATGAAGGACTCTCAGAAGTTTAAAGAGTTCCTGCAGGACAAAtatgagaagaagaaatg GCATTTTTCCAAGAGTAAGAACCGGAGGGATGTGGAGGGTCCGTGGAGCCCGGGGGTCCAGGCCATGCCACCCTCCCATGGTCCCCTAGCGAGCCAGGCGCCCGCTCACAACCTGCCCCCCAACGCCAGATCGGCACGGCCCCTG TCCCAGGCCCAGCTGCCGCCGTGGGATCGAGTGCCCGCGATCTCGCCCGCCGACATGCGGATGGACGTGTTCACCGCTCGGCCGTCGCGCTCACAAAGCTTCAGAGACCCCACTCTGAAAG ACCCCACCCTGTGTGGGATAGAGAGACAGCGGCCAGGCTCCCTGTCCTCAGGGCTGGGGGCTCAGAGTCACGCCCCCTCCTTCCCCGCCCTCCCACGACCATCAG gtCGCACAGTGTCGGCCTCGGGGGCCACGGGGCCGTTCAGGGCCTTCCCCAAGTCTCTCAGCGTGGACTTTGGAGGTCTGAGTCACGCTCAGCCACAGGGTCTGCCCCAGTCGCTGTCCCAACCTCAGCAGCATCCTGCCGGTGGCAGCCAGACGACTCCGCCAGTCGGCCGCTCCGGCCAGGACAGATACGCTGCCGTGTCCCAGCTGGACATCGTCTTCTCCGACCCGCCTACGACCACAG CGCCGCCTGCTGGCCCCCCGCAGTACAGCACCATCTTCGGCAGCAGGCTCTCTTCCAGCTCCACTCCTGCCAG TTCCCCCGGTGTCGATGCAGGGTCCAGCTCCCAGACCTTTGCAA atTTCCCCAACCCATTCAGCGCCGGCTCCGGCTCTGCTTCCCAGCAGCCTGTTGCCCTCTCCCCCAGTAACCCCTTCAGCAACGCCTCAGGAG GTGACTCCAGCCCGTTTGTCAGCTCGCCCACCTCCGTGTTCCCTGCGTCCGCCTCCTTCCCAACGCCCACCACCCAGAATGCATTTCCTCACGAGTCAGCCAGCAGCCAGGAAGCCAATG GTTTTGCCTCCTTCCCTGCGTCCGACTCTCAACCCAAAGTCGCCCGGCCGATGTCGGTGAACCCGTTTACT GGGAATATTTATCCAAGTCGAGGGACGTCGCGGAACCCTTTCATCTGA